Proteins encoded by one window of Limimonas halophila:
- a CDS encoding enoyl-CoA hydratase, giving the protein MSDSLVRTETRDRVGIITLDRPDALNALNSQLMADLDSAARAMDNDPDIGCIVITGSQKAFAAGADIKEMQPKDFAQVHYEDFITDDWEAIAHLRTPTIAAVAGHALGGGCELAMMCDLIIAADNAKFGQPEIKLGTIPGMGGTQRLTRAVGKAKAMEMCLTGRTMKAEEAERAGLVAQVVAADELMDRVLETAGTIAGMSLPAVMACKEAVNRAEETTLAEGVRFERRSFHATFAFEDRAEGMAAFNEKREPHWKHR; this is encoded by the coding sequence ATGTCCGACAGCCTCGTCCGCACGGAAACGCGCGATCGCGTGGGGATCATCACGCTCGACCGCCCGGATGCGCTGAACGCGCTCAACAGCCAGCTCATGGCCGATCTGGACAGCGCCGCGCGCGCGATGGACAACGACCCCGACATCGGCTGCATCGTCATCACCGGCTCGCAGAAGGCGTTCGCCGCCGGCGCCGACATCAAGGAGATGCAGCCCAAGGACTTCGCCCAGGTCCATTACGAGGACTTCATCACCGACGACTGGGAGGCCATCGCGCACCTGCGCACGCCCACGATCGCCGCGGTGGCGGGGCACGCGCTCGGCGGCGGCTGCGAGCTGGCAATGATGTGCGACCTGATCATCGCGGCGGACAACGCCAAGTTCGGCCAGCCCGAGATCAAGCTGGGCACGATCCCCGGCATGGGCGGGACGCAGCGCCTCACGCGCGCGGTCGGCAAGGCCAAGGCGATGGAGATGTGCCTGACCGGCCGCACGATGAAGGCGGAGGAGGCCGAGCGCGCGGGGCTCGTCGCCCAGGTCGTCGCGGCCGACGAGCTGATGGACCGCGTGCTGGAGACGGCCGGCACGATCGCCGGGATGTCGCTGCCCGCCGTCATGGCGTGCAAGGAGGCCGTGAACCGCGCCGAGGAAACCACGCTGGCCGAGGGCGTGCGCTTCGAGCGCCGCTCCTTCCACGCCACCTTCGCCTTCGAGGACCGCGCCGAGGGCATGGCCGCCTTCAACGAGAAGCGGGAGCCCCACTGGAAGCACCGTTAG
- a CDS encoding YbhB/YbcL family Raf kinase inhibitor-like protein — MTFVLTSAAFGQGERIPKLYTCEGDDTSPPFQWQGAPEGTRSFLLVCDDPDAPGGIFRHWAAYDIPADWTWLEAGLNGETLTHGIRQAINDFNKPGYGGPCPPEGHGPHNYHFRLSALSEPTLPVAPGATCVEVQTLARPYVIDFVELVGVYER; from the coding sequence ATGACCTTCGTGCTGACCAGCGCGGCCTTCGGCCAGGGCGAGCGCATCCCGAAGCTCTACACCTGCGAGGGCGACGACACCTCGCCGCCCTTCCAGTGGCAGGGCGCGCCCGAGGGGACCCGCAGCTTCCTGCTGGTCTGCGACGACCCGGACGCCCCCGGCGGCATCTTCCGGCACTGGGCCGCCTACGACATCCCGGCGGACTGGACCTGGCTGGAAGCGGGCCTGAACGGCGAAACGCTGACGCACGGCATCCGTCAGGCCATTAACGACTTCAACAAGCCGGGCTACGGCGGCCCCTGCCCGCCCGAAGGGCACGGCCCGCACAACTACCACTTCCGCCTGAGCGCGCTGAGCGAACCCACGCTACCCGTGGCGCCGGGCGCCACCTGTGTGGAGGTCCAGACGCTCGCCCGGCCCTACGTCATCGACTTCGTGGAACTCGTCGGCGTCTACGAGCGCTGA